From Triticum urartu cultivar G1812 chromosome 2, Tu2.1, whole genome shotgun sequence, a single genomic window includes:
- the LOC125541028 gene encoding uncharacterized protein LOC125541028, with translation MEASAAARGERVATATRGESAAVQCDVVRAKSMVVAETRRSRRTCVVAQRSRRLGATTVKACGTEPQRPRRTCVVAQRLRWRGMAAWRCCAAVEAAAVQGNKPRRRVGRDRCVLWVRTRRVGRVGTAGARMSVRLTLGGGVCRRCVRVRARVRLHPSGVCRWRLPWRTRRRRAMSPWRVVWSGLSSVSDVRETCGTHWCGRARRVCAGHAGRRGTPDVCRLRRRSSACVAEEEDEDCVTLGGGRSDRHGNDVMV, from the coding sequence ATGGAGGCATCGGCTGCGGCACGCGGCGAGCGCGTGGCGACGGCGACGCGCGGCGAGTCCGCGGCTGTGCAGTGTGATGTCGTGCGCGCCAAGAGCATGGTGGTCGCGGAGACGAGGAGGTCGCGGAGGACCTGCGTGGTGGCGCAGAGGTCGCGGCGGCTCGGCGCGACAACCGTGAAGGCATGTGGCACGGAGCCGCAGCGGCCGCGGCGGACGTGCGTGGTGGCACAGAGGCTGCGGTGGCGCGGCATGGCGGCATGGAGGTGTTGCGCTGCGGTTGAGGCCGCAGCGGTGCAGGGCAATAAGCCGCGGCGGCGAGTCGGGCGCGACCGGTGCGTGTTATGGGTGCGCACTAGACGCGTCGGGCGCGTCGGGACCGCGGGCGCGCGTATGAGCGTGCGGTTGACGTTGGGAGGAGGCGTATGTCGCCGTTGTGTTCGAGTCCGTGCTCGAGTTCGGCTACATCCTTCTGGCGTTTGTCGCTGGCGGCTGCCATGGCGGACGCGGAGGCGGCGCGCGATGAGTCCATGGCGTGTGGTGTGGTCGGGCTTGTCGAGCGTGTCGGATGTGCGCGAGACGTGCGGGACGCACTGGTGCGGTCGGGCGCGTCGGGTGTGTGCAGGACATGCGGGGCGCAGAGGGACGCCAGACGTGTGTCGCCTGCGGAGAAGGAGCTCGGCGTGTGTCGCCGAGGAAGAGGATGAAGACTGCGTCACGCTTGGTGGAGGCCGTAGCGACCGCCATGGCAACGACGTCATGGTTTAG